Within Synechococcus sp. NB0720_010, the genomic segment GTCGCCAGCTTCAGGTCGATCGCAAGGGTCTCCTGAGCGCCCTGGAGCGTGTGGCGGTCTTGGCCGATCAACACAACAACGTCGTCAAACTCACGAGCGACCCCGCAGTCGGTCAGCTGTCCATCAGTGCGGATGCGCAAGACGTGGGCAGTGGCTCAGAGGCCATCGGAGCCCAGGTCAGCGGCGATGCCATCCAGATCGCCTTCAACGTCCGCTACGTCCTGGAAGGCCTGAAGGCCATGGGCTGCGAGCAGGTCCAGCTCCAGTGCAATGCCCCGACCACTCCGGTGGTGCTGGCTCCCCAAGACGACTCCAGCTTCACCTACTTGGTGATGCCGGTTCAGATCCGCCAGTGAGCCTCCCCGAACAGCTGCTGCTCAGCGAATTGCTGCGCCGCCGCGTTCGCTGCGATCAAGGCCTCGACCATGGGGTTGGTGTCGCCCCTTGGATGCACCCTCCGGTGCATCGGCTTCTGGGCTGGTTCTCCAAGCCATCCGCCTTGGGTGATCGCCGTGAAGTCTGGCGCCTGAATCAGTTGTGCGGTCTGGCGGAACTGGAGCTCTTTGTCCGTGGGGATGCGGCTGCGACCGAAATCGCCACCATGGATCGCTTGCCCACCTTGATCGAGGCGACCCTCCTCGGCCAAGACGGCGAACCCCTGGGGCAGATCGCAGATGCGGCAGTCGATCTCAGTAGTGGTCAGATCCTCCACTACCTGGTGTCCCGCAGCGATCCGAGGCTGCCCGGCACCAGTCGTTGGCGCTTGGCCCCAGCGCGCATTAACGATCAACAACCTGGAACGGTTTTCACGTCCCTTGCGGGCCTGGATGACCTTCCCCTGGCCAAAGCCAGTGTTCGTCAGGAGTTCCTGCGTCGCTCCAGGCGTTGGCGCGAGCAAATGCAAGAGGAAACCTCCCGCTGGCGCGATCAAGTCCAGAACGCCGGCGATCGTTTTGAAGAGCGCCTCGAAGGTTGGCTGGAGGAACCCCCCTGGGATGAGCGGGAACCAGACCTGGACCGCCAAGCGCGATCCCAGGAGGCCTGGGATGACTGGACTGAAACCGATGAGCCACAGCCCCGCCGCCACCAGGACGATCCCTGGGTTTGAGAGGGGGTGAGTCGCTCAGCGAGACTGGAATGATCTCGCTCCCTGGTCCGTGGTCGCAGCCCCTGACTACTCCGTTGCTGACGCGCTGAAAAAGGAGAACCTCAGCCAAGCCGACTACGACGAGATTTGCCGCCGCCTCGGCCGAGCCCCCAACCGAGCTGAGCTCGGCATGTTCGGTGTGATGTGGTCTGAGCACTGTTGTTATCGCAATTCCAGACCCCTGCTGCAGGGCTTCCCCACGACCGGCCCGCGGATCCTGGTGGGACCCGGTGAGAACGCGGGCGTCGTTGACCTTGGAGAAGGCCAACGCCTGGCCTTCAAGATCGAGAGCCACAACCACCCCTCCGCGGTGGAGCCGTTTCAAGGCGCCGCAACGGGCGTGGGCGGCATCCTGCGGGACATCTTCACCATGGGTGCCCGCCCGATTGCCCTGCTGAATGCCCTCCGCTTTGGCCCGCTGGAGGACGAGCGCAACGTGGGCCTGATGGAGGGTGTGGTGGCGGGCATTGCCCACTACGGCAATTGCGTCGGTGTGCCCACGGTGGGCGGTGAGGTGGCCTTTGACGCCAGCTATTCCGGCAACCCCCTGGTCAACGCCATGGCCCTGGGCTTGATGGAGACCGAGACGATCGTCTGCTCCGGGGCCGAGGGCGTCGGCTTCCCGGTGGTCTACGTCGGCAGCACAACCGGCCGGGATGGCATGGGCGGCGCCAGCTTTGCGTCGGCGGAACTCACGGAAGCCTCCCTGGACGATCGTCCGGCCGTGCAGGTCGGCGATCCTTTTTTGGAGAAAGGCCTGATTGAGGCCTGCCTCGATGCCTTTCAGAGCGGTGATGTTGTCGCGGCGCAGGACATGGGAGCCGCAGGTTTGACCTGCAGTTGCTCAGAGATGGCCGCCAAGGGCGGTCTGGGCATTGAGCTGGACCTCGATCGCGTGCCCGCCAGAGAGGCCGGGATGACCCCCTACGAGTTCCTGCTGAGCGAGTCCCAGGAGCGGATGCTGTTCGTGGTGAAGCCCGGGCGGGAAGCGGCGCTGATGGAGCGCTTCACCCGTTGGGGCCTGCAGGCTGCCGTGGTGGGCCGCGTCCTTGAGGACAACATCGTTCGGGTGCTGCAGAACGGTGAAGTCGCCGCTGAGGTCCCCGCCAGCGCCCTGGCGGATGACACCCCGATCAACCGCCATGAACTGCTGAGTGAGCCTCCAGCGCCCATTCAGGAGCACTGGCGCTGGTCTGAGGACCAGCTCCCGTCTGCATCCCCCTCGGGGATCAATGGAGTCAGCTGGAGCGAGACCCTGCTGACCCTGTTGGACGATCCCACGATCGCCTCCAAGCGCTGGGTCTATCGCCAGTACGACCATCAGGTGCAGGCCAACACGGTCGTTCCCCCGGGCGGCGCCGATGCGGCGGTGGTGCGGCTTCGGCCCCAGGCTGAAACTCAGGCCGCGACCCGTGGTGTGGCGGCGGTGGTGGATTGCCCCAACCGTTGGGTGGCCCTGGATCCAGAACGGGGCGGCATGGCAGCCGTGGCCGAGGCGGCTCGCAACCTCAGCTGCGTGGGCGCTGAGCCCCTGGCGGTCACCGACAACCTCAATTTCCCCTCCCCGGAGACCTCAACGGGCTATTGGCAGTTGGCGATGGCCTGCCGGGGTCTCTCCACCGCCTGCTCGGCCCTGGATACCCCAGTGACCGGCGGCAACGTCTCCCTCTACAACGAGACGCGGATGCCAGATGGTTCGATGCTGCCGATCCATCCGACCCCTGTGGTGGGGATGGTCGGCTTGGTCCATGACCTCAGCCAGGTCCGCGGCCAGGCCTGGCAGGACGCTGGCGATGTGATTTGGATGCTGGGTGTTCCTTTGGAAGCGGGGGAGACTCCAGCCGATGGCCGCTTGGGCCTGGCTGGCACGAGCTACCTCGAGCGAATCCATGGAGCCGTGACGGGGCGCCCGCCGGAGATCGACCTGGAGCTGGAGCGCTCGGTTCAGGCGTTCCTGCGCCAGGCCATCACCCAGGGTCTGGTGAAGTCGGCCCATGACCTCAGCGATGGCGGTCTGGCCGTGGCCGCTGCGG encodes:
- the purL gene encoding phosphoribosylformylglycinamidine synthase subunit PurL, translated to MVAAPDYSVADALKKENLSQADYDEICRRLGRAPNRAELGMFGVMWSEHCCYRNSRPLLQGFPTTGPRILVGPGENAGVVDLGEGQRLAFKIESHNHPSAVEPFQGAATGVGGILRDIFTMGARPIALLNALRFGPLEDERNVGLMEGVVAGIAHYGNCVGVPTVGGEVAFDASYSGNPLVNAMALGLMETETIVCSGAEGVGFPVVYVGSTTGRDGMGGASFASAELTEASLDDRPAVQVGDPFLEKGLIEACLDAFQSGDVVAAQDMGAAGLTCSCSEMAAKGGLGIELDLDRVPAREAGMTPYEFLLSESQERMLFVVKPGREAALMERFTRWGLQAAVVGRVLEDNIVRVLQNGEVAAEVPASALADDTPINRHELLSEPPAPIQEHWRWSEDQLPSASPSGINGVSWSETLLTLLDDPTIASKRWVYRQYDHQVQANTVVPPGGADAAVVRLRPQAETQAATRGVAAVVDCPNRWVALDPERGGMAAVAEAARNLSCVGAEPLAVTDNLNFPSPETSTGYWQLAMACRGLSTACSALDTPVTGGNVSLYNETRMPDGSMLPIHPTPVVGMVGLVHDLSQVRGQAWQDAGDVIWMLGVPLEAGETPADGRLGLAGTSYLERIHGAVTGRPPEIDLELERSVQAFLRQAITQGLVKSAHDLSDGGLAVAAAECCMASGLGAHLELPSSAARLDRLLFAEGGARILVSVSPAQTVTWQEALAASGIPAQCLGVVEDDSALSITQAGSNLLTTPIAQMRERFEQAIPRRMGVDLPPTA
- a CDS encoding RNA methyltransferase, which translates into the protein MSLPEQLLLSELLRRRVRCDQGLDHGVGVAPWMHPPVHRLLGWFSKPSALGDRREVWRLNQLCGLAELELFVRGDAAATEIATMDRLPTLIEATLLGQDGEPLGQIADAAVDLSSGQILHYLVSRSDPRLPGTSRWRLAPARINDQQPGTVFTSLAGLDDLPLAKASVRQEFLRRSRRWREQMQEETSRWRDQVQNAGDRFEERLEGWLEEPPWDEREPDLDRQARSQEAWDDWTETDEPQPRRHQDDPWV